The following are encoded together in the Candida orthopsilosis Co 90-125, chromosome 5 draft sequence genome:
- a CDS encoding Bub1 cell cycle checkpoint kinase translates to MNMHRPSSAPHLAAEVIEEEKENIVPLQGGRPVSQLVKTLASSRNYSLESLREKLQHERNQFEQQLRDSEEQDDPLQAYLNYIDWTHRNFPQGAKTSSGLFGLLERCASRFRDISLYKNDPRYLKVWLEYIDYHDTPRDAYIYLATKKIGVQLALFYEEFARHLELKDKFADAHGVYEIGIQFRAFPIRRLEKSFQKFRERMSARHISVSSPSEDIRNALALKQGRNIEPQSGEQLIKRSKIEIFQDDAEFDLNTIQSAFEKESSQDQPFESRRSRMKENTLAPTRWSGQILQQKKPGPIAAGEKLRIFCDNSSNTTTTQGGNTEVCRSIQSCKDGHHVYTLIEVPGKRPEKVMLNMDLLYPDLESELSSIEYLAILRRSLQTRVSETNSDNEAAPVHEQGKDIANFTISSLEDTSKFTTKDPTVTMYSKMAKNEVFDIFNQASQTCEQSEFTETRIDDPTVTNFDGFVTETMHPQRRTPEQPQEHLIPTQADEPNTDAHDVHNTSSSFLFYPSSKEGERQPSRTTTIDPFDAGTRQSILQNLVIPLTTYPGYFDKSSKIASQFLRISDFFSSANSHSNSHSMILGCLGDEMYSLVSCFKRQKCSLVCLVESESGCLKVLKISRPATSWEFFILRRIRRRLLKDLSHEKQFAKAENLFSFSDESFLVLEYYPQGRLMDVINLFKAKGKLLDECLVMFFSIRLLEATETLHGMDIIHGNINTENCMINFVRSEDRNFSPVFDRSGKYGWDKKRLTLINFSAAIDLTEFQKGITFTSSSRALGSGFINRMDGKTWTYEIDNFGVADTIHALLFDESLQIAAIDGKIQIKRSLSRFWQPQLWQELFEVLLSSNGMEGHQANALKLKEIRGKLEEWLESYAEAGNLKRTIVFLEEELGST, encoded by the coding sequence ATGAATATGCATCGACCAAGTCTGGCACCACATCTAGCTGCTGAAGTaatagaagaagaaaaggagAATATAGTACCATTGCAAGGCGGTAGGCCAGTGTCACAATTGGTAAAAACATTGGCCAGTTCACGAAACTATTCGCTAGAAAGCTTAAGAGAAAAACTACAACACGAACGAAATCAGTTCGAACAGCAACTAAGAGACCTGGAAGAGCAGGATGACCCACTACAGGCTTACTTAAACTACATCGATTGGACCCACAGAAATTTTCCACAGGGTGCTAAGACATCGAGTGGTTTGTTTGGTCTTTTGGAAAGATGTGCGTCGAGATTCAGAGACATTTCTCTTTACAAGAATGATCCCAGGTATTTGAAAGTATGGCTTGAGTATATTGACTACCACGATACCCCCAGAGATGCTTATATTTATCTAGCGACTAAGAAAATAGGGGTTCAATTGGCACTTTTTTATGAAGAATTCGCTCGTCACTTAGAGTTAAAGGATAAATTTGCCGATGCTCATGGGGTGTATGAAATTGGAATCCAATTCAGAGCCTTTCCGATACGGCGTCttgaaaaatcttttcaaaaatttcgAGAACGAATGTCTGCAAGACACATTTCTGTTTCATCGCCAAGTGAAGATATTAGAAATGCATTAGCGTTGAAACAAGGAAGAAATATCGAGCCCCAATCTGGGGagcaattgatcaaaaggAGTAAGATTGAGATTTTCCAAGACGATGCGGAGTTCGACTTAAATACTATACAATCGGCATTTGAGAAGGAGAGTAGTCAGGACCAACCATTTGAGTCAAGAAGGTCTCGCATGAAAGAAAATACCTTAGCTCCAACGAGGTGGAGTGGGCAGATATTGCAACAGAAGAAACCGGGACCTATCGCTGCAGGTGAGAAGTTACGAATCTTTTGCGATAATTCATCTAACACAACAACTACACAAGGTGGCAATACTGAAGTTTGCAGACTGATTCAGTCATGCAAAGATGGTCATCATGTGTATACATTAATTGAAGTACCCGGAAAAAGGCCAGAAAAGGTCATGTTGAATATGGATCTTTTATACCCGGACTTGGAATCTGAACTTAGTTCCATTGAGTATTTGGCAATACTAAGGCGATCCCTCCAAACTAGAGTGTCTGAAACAAATAGCGACAATGAGGCTGCTCCAGTTCACGAGCAGGGTAAGGACATAGCGAACTTCACTATTTCGTCTCTTGAAGATACTTCGAAATTTACGACTAAGGACCCTACTGTTACTATGTATTCGAAAATGGCCAAAAACGAAGTATTTGATATCTTTAATCAAGCTTCGCAAACATGCGAGCAAAGTGAGTTTACTGAAACACGAATTGACGACCCTACTGTTACGAACTTTGATGGATTTGTAACTGAAACAATGCACCCACAGAGAAGAACACCCGAGCAGCCTCAAGAGCATCTTATTCCAACACAGGCTGATGAACCCAATACTGATGCGCATGATGTCCACAACACTAGTTCctcatttcttttctacCCTTCATCAAAGGAAGGAGAACGGCAACCTAGCAGGACAACAACTATAGACCCATTTGATGCGGGAACAAgacaatcaattttgcaaaacttgGTAATCCCTTTGACAACATATCCGGGatattttgataaatcaagTAAGATTGCAAGCCAATTTTTGAGAATATCAGATTTCTTCAGCAGTGCTAACTCACACTCCAACTCACATTCAATGATACTTGGCTGTTTAGGGGATGAGATGTATTCTTTAGTTTCATGCttcaaaagacaaaagtGTTCACTTGTGTGTTTGGTCGAGTCAGAATCAGGAtgtttgaaagttttgaaaattctgCGACCAGCCACTTCGTGGGAGTTCTTTATACTTCGGCGTATACGAAGAcgattgttgaaagatcTCTCTCatgaaaaacaatttgcGAAAGCGGAAAATCTCTTCAGCTTTAGCGATGAAAGCTTTTTGGTGCTTGAGTATTATCCTCAAGGCAGGTTGATGGATGtaatcaatcttttcaaagcAAAAGGGAAGCTACTTGATGAGTGCCTTGTCATGTTCTTTTCAATCAGGTTACTCGAAGCTACAGAAACCTTACATGGAATGGACATCATCCATGGAAACATAAATACTGAGAATTGcatgatcaattttgtgcGCAGCGAGGATCGAAATTTTTCTCCAGTTTTTGATCGAAGCGGCAAGTATGGCTGGGATAAGAAACGACTCACCTTAATAAACTTTAGTGcagcaattgatttgacagagtttcaaaaaggaaTCACGTTTACATCATCCAGTCGAGCTCTTGGCAGTGGCTTTATAAATCGTATGGATGGAAAGACATGGACGTATGAAATCGATAATTTTGGAGTTGCCGATACTATACATGCTTTActatttgatgaaagtttGCAAATTGCAGCAATTGATGGCAAGATTCAAATAAAACGCAGCTTATCGAGATTTTGGCAGCCTCAGTTGTGGCAAGAGctttttgaagttttgttgagttcTAATGGCATGGAAGGTCATCAAGCAAAtgcattgaaattgaaagagattAGAGGAAAGCTTGAAGAGTGGTTGGAAAGCTATGCAGAAGCtggaaatttgaaaaggaCAATTGTTTTCCTTGAAGAAGAGTTGGGGTCAACCTAG
- a CDS encoding transcription factor encodes MSNHLFKNQLMMPYFKSNNNSTSQVTTTNNNTPIKSPQFDNPDAKDHYSAPQNYRYSSFLPGFSTYTHGLPIASVNTAPNQIAAKEQIIPQLKSPLQQVPEEQEDDEGKEDTQQQQQYHHQLNQHEYHLHSCIHPHKFDLFNSNDEKIPRNLPNDVELEFVRATNHFNNDNNKNKFSASILQQLQVLPTENIDVYDYLNPRKSANMGYREKIRSWLASVPLAIAYDESLTQFNLNCYPGVVSASETVSNSDAEIDLADVDDVLELQAQRVTRYVNRLYFNEEEIPLPIEENEEDLGNKDLEEEEDGEDGDGADQGEEGGMLGIEEYNHNPAIPERNENRYNGRKGVNTKGDVKTGIVHE; translated from the coding sequence ATGAGTAAccatttattcaaaaatcaacttATGATGCCATacttcaaatcaaataataaTTCAACTTCCCAAgtcaccaccaccaacaataaTACACCAATTAAACTGCCACAATTCGATAATCCAGACGCAAAAGACCATTACCTGGCACCTCAAAACTATCGTTACCTGTCCTTCTTGCCTGGGTTTTCTACATATACTCATGGATTACCAATTGCTTCTGTCAACACTGCCCCAAACCAAATAGCCGCCAAAGAGCAAATCATTCCTCAACTTAAAAGTCCTTTGCAACAAGTTCctgaagaacaagaagacgacgaaggaaaagaagatacacagcaacaacaacaataccaccaccaactcaatcaacatgaatatcatcttcattcttGTATTCACCCCCATaagtttgatttatttAACTCCAATGACGAGAAAATACCCCGTAATTTGCctaatgatgttgaattggaatttgtCAGAGCTACTAACcatttcaataatgataATAATAAGAATAAATTCAGTgcttcaattttgcaacaattaCAGGTATTACCCACTGAAAACATTGATGTTTATGACTATTTAAATCCTAGAAAATCAGCAAATATGGGCTACAGAGAGAAAATTCGCAGTTGGTTAGCCTCTGTACCACTTGCTATTGCCTACGACGAAAGTTTAACTCAATTCAATCTCAATTGTTATCCTGGGGTAGTCTCAGCCTCAGAAACAGTCAGCAATTCGGATGCAGAAATAGATTTGGcagatgttgatgatgtattGGAACTTCAAGCACAAAGAGTGACGCGATATGTGAATAGATTGTATTTCAACGAAGAGGAAATACCATTGCCAATAGAAGAGAATGAGGAGGACTTGGGAAATaaagatttggaagaagaagaggatggAGAAGATGGAGACGGAGCTGATCAAGGTGAAGAGGGTGGCATGCTTGGAATTGAAGAGTACAACCATAACCCAGCTATTCCCGAACGAAACGAAAATCGTTATAATGGTAGAAAGGGAGTCAATACTAAGGGTGATGTAAAAACAGGTATTGTCCATGAATAG
- a CDS encoding Opt6 oligopeptide transporter has protein sequence MRDQEDIELQQLHDSDTTSSSETKWSLSKTQLLLILLRLGVISDEVYQSGNYPLHALPKGVEYIIGIIDCMDVSEAIEILRNALVEHKNDVNFLQEDYHLLERLVHSIPRDETVDKSKVNDDNLTQNFNKNKTYLHIIDWLLQTRLEAALIHYHSPYPEIRAISDPIDDTEILVETFRCYFIGFFWTFIGSIINSFFVHRMPNISLSSHTIQILLLPCGKLWEKVVPNKRISLGGVSFDLNPGPWTYKEMMLSSIIYSCSAGVPYSIYNIFVMKLDRFYGLKWVTITFQILLTVSTQFLGFGFAMIMKKVCVYPSKALWPTILPTIALNRALMNEDANNSVYGWRISRFGFFMVVSSISFIYNWIPNYFFKALSNFNWPTWFNPSSVHLVNITGTSAGLGLNVWPTFDWNILDAGGCLTIPFYTYVNRYIGSVVGFFVIIIVYYTNNYFTAYFPINSNKLFSNKGKVYDVHSILNEKNQFSDSKYQEIGPPYFSAANLVLYGANFCLYPFAILYQFVTEWDSMKSSFVSVWISLSDAFKSKHSNGPYGRYADDPHCKMMSRYDDVPDWWFIAIIVVSTSFAVAAVVFYPTETPVWGIFFTILINFVFLIPLTSIASTTGFSFGLNVLVELIVGYSIPNSGIALITLKAFGYNIDSQASNYITDQKLAHYAKIPPKAIFKGQLISTLINIIVSLTVANWQLGNISDICDVHQKDKLSCPGANTYFYSSIQYGEIGPQKVFSGLYPVLKWCFLLGVLLVFPCVWFKNNGPTKLARYFQPSVLIGGFLDFAPYNLSYFTGGLYLSYIFMYWIKKNYLLWWEKYNYILTSALSAGVAFSSLLIFFTVQYSSHEIVWWGNTVSEQGIEGGELPAIWKDASTAPGGYVGLRKGHFP, from the coding sequence ATGAGAGATCAAGAGGATATAGAGCTTCAGCAGCTCCATGACTCTGACACAACGAGCAGTTCAGAGACAAAATGGTCGCTATCAAAGACGCAGCTACTTCTAATACTATTGAGACTTGGTGTAATCAGCGACGAAGTTTACCAAAGTGGTAACTACCCGCTACATGCCTTACCAAAAGGAGTTGAGTACATTATTGGCATTATTGATTGTATGGATGTCTCTGAAGCGATAGAAATTCTACGGAATGCGTTGGTTGAACATAAGAACgatgtcaattttttgcaagAAGATTACCATTTGTTGGAAAGACTTGTCCATTCGATTCCTCGTGATGAAACAGTTGACAAGTCAAAAGTCAATGATGACAATCTTACACagaatttcaataaaaataaGACCTACTTGCATATAATCGATTGGTTGTTGCAAACTCGACTAGAGGCTGCGTTGATTCACTACCATTCGCCTTATCCGGAAATTAGAGCCATTTCGGACCCAATAGACGACACGGAGATTCTTGTTGAGACATTTCGATGTTACTTTATTGGATTTTTCTGGACCTTCATTGGTTCCATAATCAATAGTTTCTTTGTTCACAGAATGCCCAATATATCGTTGAGTTCCCATACAATACAAATATTGCTTCTTCCCTGTGGCAAACTATGGGAAAAAGTCGTTCCCAACAAGCGAATATCACTTGGTGGTGTTTCATTTGATCTTAACCCCGGCCCTTGGACTTACAAAGAAATGATGTTGAGTTCTATTATATATCTGTGTTCTGCTGGAGTGCCATATCTGATATATAACATATTTGTTATGAAGTTAGACAGATTTTACGGCTTGAAGTGGGTGACTATTACTTTTCAGATACTCTTGACGGTCTCAACTCAATTTCTTGGCTTTGGGTTTGCCATGATCATGAAGAAGGTTTGCGTCTATCCAAGCAAAGCTCTTTGGCCCACCATATTACCTACTATTGCTCTCAACCGTGCGTTGATGAATGAGGATGCCAATAACAGTGTATATGGATGGCGAATCTCAAGATTTGGGTTTTTTATGGTTGTCAGTTCTATCAGTTTTATATACAATTGGATACCAAATTATTTCTTTAAGGCGTTGTCAAATTTCAACTGGCCTACATGGTTCAATCCTTCACTGGTACATTTGGTAAACATTACAGGCACGTCGGCCGGTTTGGGACTAAATGTGTGGCCAACTTTTGATTGGAACATTTTGGATGCAGGTGGTTGCTTGACTATTCCGTTTTACACATATGTCAACAGGTACATAGGGAGTGTGGTTGGTTTTTTTGTGATTATAATTGTCTACTATACAAATAATTACTTCACTGCTTATTTTCCcatcaattccaataaaTTATTCAGCAACAAAGGAAAGGTCTATGATGTCCACCTGATATTGAATGAGAAGAATCAATTTAGCGATTCAAAGtatcaagaaattggcCCTCCATATTTTTCTGCAGCTAATCTTGTTCTATATGGTGCCAATTTTTGTCTTTACCCGTTTGCGATATTGTATCAGTTTGTCACTGAATGGGattcaatgaaatcaagCTTTGTTAGCGTGTGGATTTCTTTAAGTGATGCTTTCAAATCTAAACATAGTAACGGTCCCTACGGTAGATACGCTGATGATCCCCATTGCAAAATGATGTCAAGATATGATGACGTCCCAGATTGGTGGTTTATTGCCATTATTGTTGTAAGCACACTGTTTGCAGTTGCGGCGGTTGTGTTTTATCCAACTGAAACACCTGTGTGGGGTATTTTTTTCACtatattgataaattttgtttttttgattCCTTTGACCTCAATTGCCTCAACCACCGGGTTTTCGTTCGGTCTCAATGTATTAGTGGAGTTGATTGTCGGTTACTCAATTCCCAATTCGGGGATAGCTTTAATCACCCTCAAAGCATTTGGGTACAATATTGACAGCCAAGCTAGCAACTACATTACAGATCAAAAGCTTGCACATTATGCAAAGATTCCACCAAAGGCAATATTCAAAggtcaattgatttcaaccTTGATCAATATTATCGTATCACTAACTGTAGCCAACTGGCAGCTAGGAAATATATCAGACATTTGTGATGTGCATCAAAAAGACAAATTGAGTTGTCCTGGAGCTAATACATATTTCTACTCAAGTATACAATACGGTGAAATAGGTCCACAAAAGGTATTTTCTGGACTATACCCGGTCCTAAAGTGGTGCTTCTTGTTGGGAGTGCTCCTAGTATTTCCGTGTGTTTGGTTCAAGAACAACGGTCCCACAAAACTCGCAAGGTATTTCCAACCCAGTGTGTTGATTGGCGGTTTCCTTGATTTCGCGCCATATAACCTACTGTACTTTACAGGTGGGTTGTATTTGTCATATATTTTCATGTATTGGATTAAGAAAAACTATTTATTATGGTGGGAAAAGTACAATTACATTTTAACGAGTGCGTTATCGGCTGGTGTTGCTTTTAGCTCTTTACTTATATTTTTCACGGTGCAATATAGTTCACATGAGATAGTATGGTGGGGTAACACGGTAAGTGAGCAAGGGATTGAAGGTGGAGAGTTACCTGCAATTTGGAAAGATGCATCAACGGCACCTGGAGGTTATGTCGGGTTGAGAAAAGGTCATTTCCCATAG
- a CDS encoding GPI transamidase component: MSVVRACLIVISCFSFVYGDASYQETLNLRPLPRNKLLSTFDFKVQSQPFDSSYYDDTNDHQTLKKSHYTLFPSSLGPIIESTNTRELSLRFTQGWWDAQSWGKLPYEGWFSGGTGVEVVALIEAPSISVARKHWSKLTKSLSGFFCASLNFIDNDITTFPKYAIQDANTGQYEPEFGNKLYLLRAALPSEPICTENLTPFLKLLPTGGKAGISSLLDGHKVFDSLWHGMSVDIFTECSDKGNCKLNLYQTVSQVIDIVRSLRKKEEGGIPKPTAGEKLRCDTSKEYNIWQCFPLSDPIELQWNLETLYGRTIRGPAFEGDQEVSRVKIDYEPSAWNVTLQKESPTFVATRFLDSHGSNVIVEPIVEPHDYNFKFSTTNSSNVVPIEPPPLYVSRSLSGYSLDKGGLRVVFTNPRIEDVEFTYFESLPWFMRLYLSTLDVTLKNSTGIYDVKDHSQFIKSRYYKPAVDRERPSHLEFVFNVPALSTLAVSYDFDKSLLLYREYPPDANHGFDIEPAVIRINEGDHRGGYEFRTTSLLLTLPTPDFSMPYNVIILTCTVLSLAFGTMFNLLTKKTVTEEEFELASSDTKLAKLKRSILTKVNKFKTKVE; the protein is encoded by the coding sequence ATGAGCGTCGTACGAGCTTGTCTCATTGTGATTAGTTGTTTCAGCTTCGTATATGGAGATGCTTCTTACCAGGAAACTTTGAACTTGCGACCATTGCCCAGAAACAAATTACTTTCcacttttgatttcaagGTACAGTCACAACCATTTGATTCCTCCTACTACGATGACACCAATGACCACCAAACCTTGAAAAAAAGTCACTATACTTTATTTCCGAGCTCACTAGGTCCAATAATAGAATCTACAAATACCAGGGAGTTGTCATTGAGATTTACACAAGGTTGGTGGGACGCCCAATCATGGGGCAAACTACCGTATGAGGGTTGGTTCAGTGGGGGAACTGGTGTTGAAGTCGTGGCTTTGATAGAAGCACCCAGTATATCTGTTGCGCGGAAACATTGGTCCAAGTTGACTAAAAGCCTTTCAGGTTTCTTTTGCGCGTCCTTAAACttcattgataatgatATTACAACTTTCCCAAAGTATGCTATACAGGATGCTAACACTGGTCAATACGAGCCagaatttggaaacaaacTTTACTTGCTTCGTGCAGCATTACCTAGTGAACCCATTTGCACCGAAAATTTGACACCTTTTTTAAAACTATTACCAACTGGAGGTAAAGCTGGAATTTCGTCACTTCTTGATGGACACAAAGTGTTTGACTCGTTATGGCATGGAATGTCTGTAGATATTTTCACGGAGTGCTCTGACAAAGGTAAttgcaaattgaatttgtacCAAACAGTTAGTCAAGTTATCGATATCGTTAGATCATTGCGTAAGAAGGAAGAAGGTGGAATTCCCAAACCAACTGCAGGTGAAAAGTTGAGATGTGACACTTCCAAGGAATATAACATATGGCAATGCTTTCCTTTGAGTGATCCGATTGAATTGCAATGGAATTTGGAGACGTTGTATGGTAGAACCATTAGAGGACCTGCCTTTGAGGGAGATCAAGAAGTGAGCAGAGTAAAAATCGACTACGAGCCCTCGGCTTGGAATGTCACCttgcaaaaagaaagcCCCACTTTTGTTGCCACGAGATTCTTAGACAGCCATGGATCAAACGTTATCGTGGAACCAATAGTAGAACCACACGATTATAACTTCAAATTTTCTACAACCAACTCCAGCAACGTTGTTCCCATTGAACCCCCTCCGTTATATGTCTCACGTTCATTATCTGGCTATTCTCTAGATAAAGGCGGCTTGCGTGTTGTTTTTACCAATCCTCGGATCGAGGATGTGGAATTTACTTACTTTGAATCATTGCCTTGGTTTATGAGGTTATATTTAAGTACATTGGATGTCACTTTGAAGAATTCGACCGGAATTTACGATGTCAAAGATCACTCGCAGTTTATCAAAAGCAGGTATTATAAACCAGCAGTAGATAGAGAAAGACCTTCTCATTTAgaatttgttttcaatgtcCCAGCTTTGCTGACATTGGCGGTGAGTTATGACTTTGATAAATCGTTGCTACTATACAGAGAATATCCACCAGATGCAAATCATGGATTTGATATCGAGCCAGCTGTAATCAGAATAAATGAGGGAGATCATCGTGGTGGCTATGAATTTCGAACAACCAGTTTATTATTAACCTTACCGACTCCTGATTTTTCGATGCCCTACAATGTCATTATTTTGACATGCACGGTCTTGTCGCTTGCATTTGGCACCATGTTTAACTTGCTCACCAAGAAAACTGTTACAGAAGAGGAATTTGAGCTTGCTTCTCTGGATACAAAGTTGGCCAAGCTTAAGCGATCTATTCTAACAAAAGTGAACAAATTTAAGACCAAGGTGGAGTAA
- a CDS encoding Iki1 protein (S. cerevisiae homolog IKI1 has role regulation transcription from RNA polymerase II promoter, tRNA modification and localizes to Elongator holoenzyme cytoplasm, nucleus) — protein MSTQNATVLLTRLLSLRENSSFHLILDSLTQSSLYLIEEYAHHLNQNHKLIYLSYETVNRPNYATDFFDCTEVTIDKILLFIKTHLKDASPTSKLIVVIDSLNYIPNESLTQFIANMAGPNVVLIATYHTSCVEPFTKHANYPSCLSLLTYIASTIFEVEPILNQSVDSESLERSILRLNFPINTHLNSDTFKLTLTNRRKSGRSLIYKFSIQSKNHTYEVLNESTATAEEDEEEMLKDLTTFNLTTNNKQKLAREQVELPFMQAQETLGSAGGAIVYEFEKDDDYDEEDPYEDPF, from the coding sequence ATGTCAACCCAGAACGCTACTGTTTTACTTACCAGGCTTTTGTCACTACGGGAGAATTCATCGTTTCACTTGATTCTAGATTCCTTGACGCAATCATCCCTATACTTGATCGAAGAATATGCACACCATCTCAATCAAAACCACAAGCTTATTTACTTATCATACGAAACAGTCAATCGACCAAACTATGCAACAGACTTTTTCGATTGTACCGAAGTAACAATTGACAAGATTTTACTATTCATCAAAACACATTTGAAAGACGcttcaccaacttcaaaattgattgttgtaatCGACTCGTTGAATTATATCCCGAATGAAAGTTTAACCCAATTCATCGCCAATATGGCGGGTCCAAATGTGGTCCTCATAGCTACATATCATACGAGCTGTGTGGAACCATTTACTAAACATGCAAATTATCCATCGTGCCTTTCTTTGCTCACGTATATAGCTAGCAccatttttgaagttgaacCTATTTTGAACCAATCGGTGGACAGTGAGAGTTTGGAAAGAAGTATTTTGAGACTAAACTTTCCAATCAATACACATTTGAATAGTGATACTTTTAAGCTCACCTTAACTAACAGGAGAAAATCAGGCAGATCCTTGATATATAAATTCAGTATCCAGAGTAAAAACCACACATATGAGGTGTTAAACGAGTCCACAGCAACTGCggaagaggatgaagaagaaatgttgaaagatttaaccacattcaatttaaccaccaacaataaacaaaaattggcCAGGGAACAAGTTGAGTTACCATTTATGCAAGCTCAAGAGACACTCGGTTCGGCTGGAGGAGCTATTGTCTacgaatttgaaaaagacgacgattatgatgaagaggatcCATACGAAGATCCATTTTAA